A window of the Hordeum vulgare subsp. vulgare chromosome 5H, MorexV3_pseudomolecules_assembly, whole genome shotgun sequence genome harbors these coding sequences:
- the LOC123397586 gene encoding nucleobase-ascorbate transporter 3: MGEMNHQPGQPPVGVPPPMGMQPMMNAPVGAGAMHQPYEQFNQLNYCVHSNPSWVQVAGLAFLHYLVMLGSTVMLVSTIVPAMGGGPGEKARVIQAFLFVSGINTMLQTLVGTRLPTVMNASFAFVVPVLSIARQFDPNDFGSNHERFVHTMRATQGALIVASILNMILGYSRAWGAFAKKFSPVIMTPVVCVVGLGLFQIGFPQVGKCVEIGLPMLILAIVVQQYAPLYFRHIHDRTTFLFERYSLLLCIGIVWAFAAILTAAGAYNHVSLKTQQHCRTDKSFLISSAPWIKIPYPFHWGPPIFTAGHSFGMMGAVLVSSFESTGAHFATARLAGATPPPAHVLTRSIGLQGIGIFLAGLCGAPAGSSVSVENIGLLGLTKVGSRRVIQISTGFMLFFSIFGKFGAFFASIPLPIFAAIYCILFGIVAAVGISFSQFANKNSMRNIYIIGLSLFLGISIPQYFAEYTASAGRGPARTNAGWFNDIINTVFASGPTVALIVASLLDNTLDPRANEADRGLSWFTPFLRRRKGYSDPRNEEFYSYPIRVHDLIPHRFL, from the exons ATGGGCGAGATGAACCACCAGCCGGGGCAGCCGCCGGTGGGCGTGCCGCCGCCCATGGGGATGCAGCCCATGATGAACGCGCCGGTCGGCGCGGGCGCCATGCACCAGCCCTACGAGCAGTTCAACCAACTCAACTACTGCGTCCACTCCAATCCTTCTTGGG TGCAGGTGGCAGGGCTTGCATTCCTCCACTACCTAGTGATGTTGGGCTCTACTGTCATGCTTGTGTCAACTATAGTTCCTGCAATGGGTGGTGGTCCT GGTGAGAAGGCTCGTGTAATTCAAGCGTTCCTGTTTGTGAGTGGCATTAATACTATGCTCCAAACACTCGTTGGGACACGACTTCCAACAGTTATGAATGCCTCCTTCGCATTTGTTGTCCCAGTGCTGTCAATTGCCAGACAGTTTGACCCAAACGACTTTGGCAGTAATCACGAG AGATTCGTTCACACAATGAGAGCAACTCAAGGGGCTCTGATTGTTGCTTCAATCCTCAACATGATTCTTGGATACAGCAGAGCATGGGGGGCATTTGCCAA GAAATTCAGTCCTGTAATAATGACtcctgttgtttgtgttgttggtcTTGGATTATTTCAAATTGGCTTTCCTCAG GTTGGAAAATGTGTTGAGATTGGGTTGCCAATGCTAATTCTTGCAATTGTTGTGCAACAG TATGCGCCACTTTACTTCAGACATATCCATGATCGAACCACCTTCTTGTTTGAGAGGTATTCGTTGCTTCTTTGTATCGGCATTGTGTGGGCCTTTGCAGCTATCCTTACTGCTGCTGGTGCATACAACCATGTTTCACTCAAGACACAACAGCACTGCCGCACTGACAAGTCTTTCCTTATATCATCTGCTCCATG GATCAAAATTCCATACCCCTTCCATTGGGGTCCACCGATCTTCACTGCAGGTCATTCATTTGGAATGATGGGTGCTGTGCTTGTTTCATCTTTTGAG TCAACTGGTGCACACTTTGCAACTGCGCGTCTAGCCGGTGCAACACCACCCCCAGCTCATGTTCTTACTCGAAGTATTGGTTTACAG GGCATTGGGATATTCCTGGCAGGACTGTGTGGTGCTCCAGCCGGTTCATCTGTATCAGT CGAAAACATCGGGCTACTTGGATTAACAAAAGTTGGAAGTAGGAGAGTGATCCAGATATCAACTGGCTTCATGCTATTCTTCTCCATATTTG GGAAGTTTGGGGCGTTCTTTGCGTCAATTCCGTTGCCAATCTTCGCAGCAATTTACTGCATCTTGTTCGGTATCGTAG CTGCTGTGGGAATCTCGTTCAGCCAATTTGCAAACAAAAACTCAATGAGGAACATCTACATCATCGGACTATCCTTGTTCCTTGGCATCTCGATCCCTCAATATTTCGCCGAGTACACCGCTTCTGCTGGCCGTGGACCTGCCCGAACAAATGCAGGATGG TTCAATGACATCATCAACACAGTTTTTGCCTCCGGCCCAACGGTGGCGCTGATCGTCGCGTCGCTTCTGGACAACACGCTGGACCCCCGGGCCAACGAGGCCGACCGGGGGCTCTCATGGTTCACACCCTTTCTGCGCCGCCGTAAAGGGTACTCGGACCCTAGGAACGAGGAGTTCTACAGCTACCCGATCCGGGTCCACGACCTGATCCCGCACCGGTTTCTCTGA